From the genome of Segatella hominis, one region includes:
- a CDS encoding DUF5686 family protein encodes MMRTNHRNFTLAMVPSLYAIAHGSGREFMGEYYSKYTVKEKNKITPHRLLCITTVPHKRNTMPSLLNYLTPNVYGECLFQDNILSPYHRSNRKYYKFMVTALPFGKAQVYAYPKLKNTQLVTSMAIVDSHTGRINLVDFEGEYDMTRFFISVVMNKEDSVGSLYPKKCDLRANFRFMGNQITARYSTIYGLPKLLSDSLNNVEDTTLMAKVRPTPLNEEELHFLNHYYLKKNERDSLAKNEKHKKSFVKDVLWDIVGDNVLNRIKQNFGKQNQGYLRINPILNPLYMGYSERKGFVYKFDVRGSYSFSDDVQFALRFKAGYAFKQHRFYFSIPATLNYNKKHDGFLQFELGNGNRINTNVVARRILDISEKKDSLINFPYGDYTAFKDNYWRLTNHWMFNNYIGFELGIIAHQRKSISPEFYKENNFPSLYRSVAPALALVWHPIGKNGPVVKVDYERSFNHFLHSNISYERVEMDMQDIINMSRRRSLSLRLGSGFYTQKGDHWYFVDYTNFRDNNLPGGWNDDWAGEFELLNSGWYNASDYYVRSNVTYESPALFAAWLPWVGRFIENERYYVNALLVRHLHPYTEWGYGFKTRVASVGIFASFQNTKFQGVGCKFGFELFREW; translated from the coding sequence ATGATGCGTACCAATCATCGCAACTTTACGTTGGCTATGGTTCCTTCTCTTTATGCGATAGCTCATGGTTCCGGTAGAGAATTTATGGGAGAATATTATAGTAAATATACAGTAAAAGAAAAGAATAAGATAACTCCTCATCGTTTACTATGTATTACTACAGTTCCTCACAAAAGGAATACAATGCCTTCTCTGCTGAATTATCTTACTCCGAATGTTTATGGTGAATGTCTTTTTCAAGACAATATACTGTCTCCCTATCATCGGTCAAACAGGAAATATTATAAATTTATGGTCACGGCTCTTCCATTTGGAAAAGCTCAGGTTTATGCCTACCCTAAATTGAAAAATACTCAATTGGTTACGAGTATGGCTATAGTGGATAGTCATACGGGTAGAATAAATTTGGTTGATTTTGAAGGTGAGTATGATATGACTCGCTTCTTTATCAGCGTGGTGATGAATAAAGAGGATTCTGTGGGTTCTCTGTATCCGAAGAAGTGTGACTTGAGAGCTAATTTTCGTTTTATGGGCAATCAGATAACGGCCAGATATTCTACTATTTATGGCTTGCCGAAATTATTGTCGGATTCATTGAATAATGTTGAAGATACTACATTGATGGCAAAGGTGCGCCCTACCCCGTTGAATGAGGAGGAATTGCATTTCTTGAACCATTATTATCTGAAAAAGAATGAAAGGGATTCTTTGGCCAAAAACGAAAAACATAAAAAGTCCTTTGTAAAAGATGTGTTGTGGGATATTGTGGGCGATAATGTCTTAAATCGTATCAAGCAAAATTTCGGAAAACAAAATCAGGGGTACCTTAGAATTAATCCTATTCTGAATCCTCTTTATATGGGTTATTCCGAAAGAAAGGGATTTGTGTATAAGTTTGATGTGCGAGGAAGTTATTCTTTTAGTGATGATGTGCAATTTGCTCTTCGCTTTAAAGCTGGTTATGCTTTCAAGCAGCATCGCTTCTATTTCAGTATTCCTGCTACTCTTAATTACAATAAAAAGCATGATGGATTCCTGCAGTTTGAGTTGGGTAATGGAAACCGAATTAATACCAATGTTGTGGCTCGTCGTATATTGGATATCAGTGAGAAAAAAGATAGTCTTATCAATTTCCCATATGGTGATTATACGGCTTTTAAGGATAATTATTGGCGACTGACGAATCATTGGATGTTTAATAACTATATCGGTTTTGAATTGGGAATCATTGCCCATCAGCGTAAATCTATAAGTCCGGAATTTTATAAGGAAAACAATTTCCCAAGTTTGTATAGATCAGTTGCGCCTGCATTGGCTCTGGTTTGGCATCCTATCGGGAAAAACGGTCCTGTCGTAAAAGTTGATTATGAAAGAAGTTTCAATCATTTTCTTCATTCTAATATCAGCTACGAACGGGTTGAAATGGATATGCAAGATATTATCAACATGTCAAGAAGGCGGAGCCTTTCTTTGCGTTTGGGTTCTGGATTCTATACTCAGAAAGGTGACCATTGGTATTTTGTTGATTATACCAATTTCAGGGACAATAATTTACCTGGCGGCTGGAATGATGATTGGGCTGGCGAATTTGAATTGCTTAACTCAGGATGGTATAATGCATCAGATTATTATGTTCGGTCCAATGTTACTTATGAGTCTCCAGCCTTGTTTGCTGCCTGGTTGCCATGGGTTGGACGTTTTATAGAAAATGAACGATACTATGTCAATGCCCTCTTGGTAAGACATCTTCATCCTTATACGGAATGGGGATACGGGTTCAAAACCCGTGTGGCTTCGGTAGGCATATTTGCTTCTTTTCAAAACACAAAATTTCAAGGAGTCGGTTGTAAATTCGGCTTCGAATTATTTAGAGAATGGTAA
- a CDS encoding RNA polymerase sigma factor RpoD/SigA, with translation MRQLKIQKSITNRNSEALDKYLVEIGRAPMVSIDEEIELAQIIKKGGRAAERAKNKLVEANLRFVVSVAKQYQHQGLTLTDLIDEGNIGLIKAAERFDETRGFKFISYAVWWIRQSILQAIAEQSRIVRLPLNQVGSLNKVNQESNRFEQENQRRPSVEELAQRTGIDEEKISQSMAASGHHVSIDAPFGEDDDNSMVDVMASGEDSRTDKHVDHESMAMELRQVLDKVLKDREKQIVCACFGIGETEKGLEEIGDKMGLTRERVRQIREKSITKLRDSGNVKILMKYLG, from the coding sequence ATGAGACAACTTAAGATTCAAAAAAGTATAACCAATCGTAACAGCGAGGCACTTGATAAGTATCTTGTTGAGATAGGTCGTGCCCCAATGGTGTCAATTGACGAAGAGATTGAATTGGCCCAAATCATTAAGAAAGGTGGTCGGGCTGCGGAAAGAGCAAAAAACAAATTAGTTGAGGCTAATCTTCGTTTTGTGGTCTCTGTTGCCAAACAGTATCAGCATCAGGGGTTGACTCTTACTGACTTAATTGATGAGGGTAATATCGGATTGATTAAAGCTGCAGAAAGATTTGATGAAACCCGTGGTTTTAAGTTTATTTCTTATGCAGTTTGGTGGATTCGACAGAGTATTTTGCAAGCAATTGCTGAGCAAAGTAGAATAGTCAGACTTCCTCTTAATCAGGTTGGTTCCTTGAATAAGGTTAATCAGGAAAGTAATAGATTTGAACAAGAAAACCAGCGTCGTCCAAGTGTAGAAGAACTTGCGCAGCGCACAGGTATAGATGAGGAAAAAATCTCTCAAAGCATGGCGGCAAGTGGTCATCATGTAAGTATTGATGCGCCTTTTGGTGAAGATGATGACAATTCTATGGTTGATGTCATGGCAAGTGGAGAAGATAGTCGCACAGATAAGCATGTTGATCATGAAAGTATGGCTATGGAACTACGTCAGGTTTTGGATAAGGTTCTTAAAGACAGGGAAAAGCAGATTGTTTGTGCCTGCTTTGGAATTGGAGAAACTGAAAAAGGATTGGAAGAAATTGGAGATAAAATGGGATTGACTCGTGAAAGAGTTCGTCAAATACGTGAGAAAAGTATTACAAAACTTAGAGATTCCGGAAATGTCAAAATTCTGATGAAATACTTAGGGTAA
- a CDS encoding GH25 family lysozyme encodes MFCNEQKKYRLSVAILIVVSLLICIYLIAFSYFFSKKQIQSAMIPVKVYSQYEILDGGKVVYHFDKDTISATGYFFNKYFFIPSCQGRIYADLDSTIWQNKYKDVNVEKLVQLHIDSLKTKYSQSKWIDGELSYYLKCHNASDEGFFHISQVALKEENLRDSTRKMLDSLKHLSHKSLKIVRHLEFVAISPSGKANRKQVEKLKHVGGNVFQLFSETLPEESCALSFHKSKELASLSIVPILFDVKLDYFLGTTGTYNGEVDSLGLPHGHGEWQGFTDAAYYQGNWKHGKRNGFGFSVADKSQLRIGEWVLDKYKGERLIYSSDRIYGIDISKYQHVIKGKKYNIDWKRLRISHLGNISKKTINGDVNYPISFIYIKSTEGASLLNPFYRKDYVAARAHGYKVGSYHFFSTLTPATLQARQFLKNSYVKSGDLPPVLDVEPTKAQIQKMGGVGVLLTRMKIWLRMVEKETGKRPIIYVSQTFVNRYLSKATDIKQKYQVWIARYGEYKPDIKLVFWQLCPDGRVTGIRGHVDINVFNGYHDSFKQFISNLK; translated from the coding sequence ATGTTTTGTAATGAACAGAAAAAATATCGATTAAGTGTTGCAATATTGATTGTTGTTTCACTTTTGATTTGCATATATCTGATAGCTTTCAGTTACTTCTTTTCTAAGAAGCAGATCCAATCGGCTATGATACCTGTCAAGGTTTACTCTCAATATGAAATATTGGATGGAGGAAAAGTGGTTTATCATTTTGATAAAGATACCATTTCTGCTACTGGATATTTCTTCAATAAATACTTTTTTATCCCTTCCTGTCAAGGTCGTATTTATGCTGATTTGGATAGTACTATCTGGCAGAATAAATATAAGGATGTAAATGTGGAAAAATTGGTGCAACTTCATATCGATTCCTTGAAAACGAAGTATAGTCAGTCAAAGTGGATTGATGGAGAGTTGTCTTATTATTTGAAATGTCACAATGCCAGTGATGAAGGATTCTTTCATATTTCTCAGGTTGCTTTGAAAGAAGAAAACCTTCGGGATTCTACTCGAAAGATGTTGGATTCATTAAAACATCTTTCACATAAGTCTTTGAAGATAGTTCGTCATTTGGAATTCGTTGCGATTTCTCCTTCTGGTAAGGCTAATAGAAAACAAGTTGAAAAATTAAAACATGTTGGTGGAAATGTTTTCCAATTGTTCTCAGAAACCTTACCTGAAGAGTCTTGCGCTTTGTCTTTTCATAAGTCAAAAGAATTGGCTTCTTTGAGTATTGTCCCTATTTTGTTTGATGTCAAATTGGATTATTTTTTGGGCACAACAGGAACTTATAATGGTGAGGTTGATTCTTTAGGATTGCCTCATGGTCATGGTGAATGGCAGGGGTTTACCGATGCTGCCTATTACCAGGGAAACTGGAAACATGGAAAACGTAATGGTTTTGGTTTTTCTGTTGCAGATAAAAGTCAGTTGCGCATAGGAGAATGGGTGCTGGATAAATACAAAGGAGAACGATTAATTTATAGTTCTGATCGAATCTACGGTATTGATATCTCTAAATATCAGCATGTTATAAAAGGTAAGAAATATAATATCGATTGGAAACGTCTGCGTATTTCCCATCTTGGAAATATCAGTAAAAAAACAATTAATGGGGATGTTAATTATCCGATTAGTTTCATCTATATTAAAAGTACTGAAGGGGCAAGTTTATTAAATCCTTTCTATAGAAAAGACTATGTGGCAGCACGGGCACATGGATATAAGGTAGGAAGTTATCATTTCTTTTCTACTCTAACTCCAGCTACTTTGCAGGCACGTCAATTCCTTAAAAATTCATATGTCAAATCGGGTGACTTGCCACCTGTTCTTGATGTTGAGCCTACTAAAGCCCAAATTCAGAAGATGGGAGGCGTGGGTGTCCTTTTGACCAGAATGAAAATATGGTTAAGAATGGTTGAAAAAGAAACGGGTAAACGTCCTATTATTTATGTAAGTCAGACTTTTGTAAATCGCTATTTGAGCAAAGCGACTGATATAAAGCAAAAATATCAGGTGTGGATTGCAAGATATGGAGAATACAAGCCTGATATCAAATTGGTTTTCTGGCAACTTTGTCCTGATGGTAGGGTTACAGGAATTCGGGGTCATGTAGATATCAATGTATTTAATGGTTATCATGATTCTTTCAAGCAGTTTATCTCTAATCTGAAGTGA
- a CDS encoding efflux RND transporter periplasmic adaptor subunit has translation MVKRISLIVVCTAIAFFAFSFYSESKADKEENEEKEEEVDFQNIPLTSKQLNAIDLKLGEAQKRELDAMLHVNGTLVLRAQNMADVASLMGGVVKSISVKEGQQINKGQVVATIENTEIVSLQKDYYSAYKEMESAKLEMERQKTLASAGAGIKKTLLLSEKDYKVAKANLIGIGRQLTQLGISTASVAKGKFTTVFPLYAPIKGTVSEITASLGSYADMQTPLMKIRNNNAVECDLNVFERDLNKVKIGNRVLLSLTNQPGVKVSGHVYGMNEYFNEGTKSVAVHVKLDATRGTNLFDGMYVSGQIATGRQLCVALPNKAIVNIEGKQYIFALNKQPKNGEYSFSRHEVTTGVRNDGYTEVSLCKHIQNGQKIVTDNAFYLASQIGDHGEED, from the coding sequence ATGGTGAAAAGAATATCTTTGATTGTGGTATGTACTGCAATCGCATTTTTTGCTTTCAGTTTCTATTCTGAAAGTAAAGCAGACAAGGAGGAGAATGAGGAAAAGGAAGAAGAAGTGGATTTTCAAAACATTCCTTTAACCAGCAAACAACTGAATGCTATTGACCTCAAATTAGGGGAGGCACAAAAGCGCGAACTGGATGCAATGCTTCATGTAAACGGCACGTTGGTACTTAGAGCCCAGAATATGGCAGACGTCGCTTCTTTGATGGGCGGTGTCGTCAAATCAATTTCTGTGAAAGAAGGACAACAGATTAATAAAGGGCAAGTTGTGGCAACCATTGAAAATACAGAAATCGTATCTTTACAGAAAGACTACTATTCTGCATATAAAGAAATGGAAAGTGCGAAGCTTGAAATGGAAAGACAGAAAACACTGGCCTCCGCAGGAGCCGGTATCAAAAAAACACTACTCTTATCTGAAAAAGACTATAAGGTGGCGAAAGCAAATCTTATAGGAATCGGTCGCCAGCTGACTCAGTTGGGCATCTCTACAGCATCTGTGGCGAAGGGAAAATTTACAACAGTCTTCCCTTTATATGCTCCTATCAAAGGTACGGTAAGCGAAATTACAGCATCTTTGGGAAGTTACGCAGACATGCAGACGCCTTTGATGAAAATCAGAAATAACAATGCTGTAGAATGTGACTTGAATGTTTTTGAACGAGATCTGAATAAAGTAAAGATTGGAAACCGAGTATTACTCTCACTCACCAATCAACCAGGCGTAAAAGTCTCCGGTCATGTTTATGGCATGAATGAATATTTTAACGAAGGAACAAAAAGCGTTGCTGTACATGTCAAACTTGATGCAACCAGAGGCACAAACCTCTTTGATGGCATGTATGTATCCGGGCAAATAGCGACAGGACGCCAGCTTTGTGTTGCGCTTCCTAACAAAGCTATTGTTAATATAGAAGGTAAACAATATATCTTTGCACTCAATAAACAACCCAAAAATGGAGAATACAGTTTTTCACGACATGAAGTGACAACAGGAGTCAGAAATGACGGATATACAGAGGTTTCACTCTGCAAGCACATACAGAATGGACAAAAGATAGTGACTGATAATGCTTTCTACCTGGCATCGCAGATTGGCGATCATGGAGAAGAAGATTAG
- a CDS encoding efflux RND transporter permease subunit → MFQKLITSSIKHKFVVGFLTISLIVWGLWSLATLPFDSTPDITDNQVQVITQAPSLGAQEVEQYVTTPIEMALANIPRLQERRSISRSGLSVITLIFDDQADIYWARSQVSQVLNDAVKELPKNTSTEMGPIATALGEIYHYTVRTKKGYENKYSLTQLRTIQDWIVRKQLSGTPGVAEVSGWGGFVKQYEVAINTDRLNANGITVSEVFDALQKNNANTGGSYIEQNSNQYYIRAIGVAKTFDDIANIPVKNVNGITIKVGDIAKVQEGHATRFGAVTRNGEGEVVAGIAIMLKGENFQEVSKNVKSRIAQIQKSLPEGVIIEPFIDRTNLVKRVEGTIEHNLIMGGLIVIFVLVIFLGNWRAGLVVASVIPLSMLFAFGMMKTFGIDGNLMSLGAIDFGMIVDSAVIIVEAVVTHINQKTQKTSLTQAEMDEEVHFSASRIRQSAAFGEIMIMIVYVPLMTLVGIEGKMFRPMALTVFFAILGAFILSLTYVPMASSLFLSKKISKKETFADKMVKKIQQWYLPVLNWVLKQNKNVITGAVALFCVSLVAFKFLGGEFIPSLEEGDFAVEMSMSQGTSLSQMVESCTKAEKLLRAEYPEVKQVVSRIGSAEIPTDPMPVERADIMISLKPKAEWTSAETTEELMEKMEETLHTIPGLEAEISQPIQMRNNELLTGIKQDVAIKIFGDDLDELTKLGEHVGKMISGIQGVSGTSVEQVSGLPQIQVVYNHERMAEYGINVDDINQVLETSFAGGIAGSIYEGERKFDIVLRLDNNDRNVSSIQNLAIPIGSGETIPLTQVADIIYEPAPAQISHENGARRIYVGFNIKGRDMQSTVDEIQNLLDTKLKLPEGYYYTYGGEFQNLQSAITRLMIVVPLALIIIFLLLYATVKNVRESLFVFSAIPLAAIGGVWALWFRGMPFSISAGVGFIALFGVAVLNGIVLIGEMNQMQKNQLSSAVESGRSNTQLIHERIIDSCMIRLRPVLMTALVASLGFLPMALSHGDGAEVQRPLATVVIGGLITSTLLTLLVLPAIYKTFTKK, encoded by the coding sequence ATGTTTCAGAAACTAATTACAAGTTCCATCAAGCACAAGTTTGTGGTAGGTTTCCTCACTATATCGCTTATAGTTTGGGGACTTTGGTCGTTGGCTACATTGCCGTTTGACTCTACACCAGACATCACCGATAATCAGGTTCAAGTAATTACCCAAGCACCTTCCCTGGGTGCCCAGGAAGTCGAGCAATATGTAACCACTCCTATCGAAATGGCATTGGCCAATATACCACGCCTTCAAGAACGAAGGAGCATTTCCAGAAGCGGATTATCAGTTATAACATTAATCTTTGATGACCAGGCAGATATCTATTGGGCCCGCTCTCAAGTAAGTCAGGTTTTAAACGACGCAGTAAAAGAGTTGCCAAAGAACACTTCTACAGAAATGGGACCCATCGCTACTGCGCTGGGAGAAATATATCACTATACAGTACGAACCAAGAAAGGGTATGAAAACAAGTATTCCCTCACGCAACTTCGCACGATCCAAGATTGGATTGTCAGAAAACAACTTTCAGGAACTCCTGGTGTTGCAGAAGTGAGCGGTTGGGGAGGATTTGTCAAACAGTACGAAGTAGCCATCAACACAGACCGATTGAATGCCAATGGCATAACAGTATCCGAAGTCTTCGATGCCTTGCAAAAGAACAACGCCAATACCGGTGGAAGCTATATTGAGCAAAACTCAAACCAATACTATATCCGTGCTATTGGTGTGGCCAAGACTTTTGATGATATTGCCAATATACCTGTAAAGAATGTCAACGGAATAACAATAAAAGTCGGCGACATTGCCAAGGTACAGGAAGGTCACGCAACCCGTTTTGGTGCCGTTACGAGAAATGGCGAGGGAGAAGTCGTAGCCGGAATAGCTATCATGCTCAAAGGAGAAAACTTCCAAGAAGTAAGCAAAAATGTCAAGTCAAGAATTGCCCAGATTCAGAAATCCCTCCCAGAAGGAGTCATCATAGAACCTTTCATTGACCGTACAAATCTTGTAAAGCGTGTTGAGGGAACCATAGAGCACAACTTGATCATGGGAGGCCTCATTGTCATCTTTGTATTGGTCATTTTCTTAGGAAACTGGAGAGCAGGACTGGTCGTTGCAAGCGTCATTCCACTCAGTATGCTATTCGCTTTTGGAATGATGAAGACCTTTGGCATAGATGGCAACCTGATGAGTTTAGGAGCCATTGATTTCGGTATGATTGTGGATTCTGCTGTCATTATTGTGGAAGCCGTAGTTACCCATATCAACCAAAAAACTCAGAAGACGAGCCTCACGCAAGCCGAGATGGATGAAGAAGTTCATTTCTCTGCTTCACGTATCAGGCAAAGTGCAGCCTTCGGTGAAATCATGATTATGATCGTATATGTTCCTTTGATGACCTTAGTGGGCATTGAAGGCAAGATGTTCCGTCCGATGGCTCTCACTGTATTTTTTGCCATACTCGGCGCCTTCATATTGTCACTTACGTATGTTCCGATGGCAAGTAGCCTCTTCCTTAGCAAGAAAATCAGCAAGAAAGAGACTTTCGCCGACAAGATGGTCAAGAAAATACAGCAATGGTATCTTCCTGTCCTCAACTGGGTACTGAAACAAAACAAGAACGTGATAACAGGTGCCGTTGCTTTGTTCTGTGTCAGTCTTGTGGCATTCAAGTTTCTTGGAGGAGAATTTATCCCAAGTTTGGAAGAAGGAGATTTTGCCGTAGAAATGAGTATGTCGCAAGGAACTTCTCTCTCGCAAATGGTAGAAAGTTGTACCAAGGCAGAGAAACTGCTGAGGGCTGAATATCCGGAAGTGAAACAAGTCGTTAGCCGTATAGGAAGTGCCGAGATTCCAACTGACCCAATGCCTGTTGAAAGAGCGGACATCATGATTTCACTCAAGCCAAAAGCAGAATGGACTTCCGCTGAAACAACAGAAGAACTCATGGAAAAGATGGAAGAAACACTCCATACGATTCCGGGATTAGAGGCTGAAATATCACAGCCTATCCAAATGCGTAATAACGAGTTGCTGACTGGCATCAAGCAAGATGTTGCAATCAAAATATTTGGAGATGATCTGGATGAACTCACCAAGTTAGGAGAACATGTAGGCAAGATGATTAGTGGCATCCAGGGAGTAAGTGGAACATCTGTGGAACAAGTTTCTGGTTTGCCGCAGATTCAGGTGGTATATAATCATGAACGGATGGCGGAATACGGAATCAACGTTGATGACATCAATCAAGTGCTTGAAACTTCATTTGCGGGCGGAATAGCCGGTTCCATTTATGAAGGAGAACGGAAATTTGACATTGTATTGAGGTTAGATAATAACGACCGCAATGTTTCATCTATCCAAAATCTTGCTATCCCAATAGGTTCCGGGGAAACAATTCCATTGACCCAGGTTGCAGATATCATTTACGAACCCGCTCCAGCACAAATCTCTCACGAAAATGGTGCGCGACGTATCTATGTCGGTTTCAACATAAAAGGAAGAGATATGCAGAGTACGGTGGATGAAATACAGAATCTGCTGGATACGAAACTGAAGTTGCCGGAAGGATATTATTATACCTATGGTGGCGAGTTCCAGAATTTACAGAGTGCAATTACCCGATTGATGATAGTAGTGCCATTGGCGCTTATCATTATCTTCCTGTTACTTTATGCAACAGTAAAAAACGTAAGAGAAAGTCTGTTCGTATTCTCGGCAATTCCATTGGCTGCCATTGGTGGAGTATGGGCATTATGGTTTAGAGGTATGCCATTCTCTATTTCAGCCGGAGTTGGATTCATTGCCCTGTTTGGTGTTGCAGTTCTTAACGGAATTGTACTCATCGGTGAGATGAATCAAATGCAGAAGAATCAGTTGTCATCAGCAGTAGAGTCCGGGCGCAGCAACACTCAACTTATTCACGAAAGAATAATTGACAGTTGCATGATCAGACTCCGCCCTGTATTAATGACTGCACTCGTAGCATCGTTAGGATTTTTACCGATGGCTTTGTCACACGGAGATGGAGCTGAGGTACAAAGACCTTTGGCTACTGTTGTTATCGGCGGACTCATCACTTCTACATTATTGACTTTGTTGGTTTTACCGGCAATTTACAAAACGTTTACTAAGAAATAG
- a CDS encoding TolC family protein, whose amino-acid sequence MAYEKNYKILAANKSIERAKNLQATAWDIDKTDLTLSQDPTSGGSTDNSISLTQSIEFPTLYIAKNKQLKAETQAEKSKKNVVLSELIYQIKSNYYQLIYEYERLNILNKQDSILNRYRTIAEARFKAGETRQLELLSANRMHRENKLEMTNVLSGIESKQLLLSGLVNSNEPIKPADRNLVALDWVQNSFNYQLTPEGQYAQDRISVADKAVSVAKNGYAPSLSLSLRNQMVISSWDPYHVNRSRFEGGNFMGFEVGVGIPLFYGATKARIKAAKKDKEIAEYEIKQEQLDKQQEYHACLSKCNEAFVRMKYYQEEGKQNNQKLEEMSQAEYENGEISYIEYVEALNNSIDFYMKKAAAINDYNQSVIELQKLMGNQISSEGKK is encoded by the coding sequence ATGGCATACGAAAAGAATTATAAGATTCTTGCAGCAAACAAGTCGATAGAACGTGCCAAAAACCTTCAGGCCACAGCATGGGATATTGACAAAACCGATTTGACGCTGTCACAGGATCCTACATCTGGCGGAAGTACGGACAATTCCATTTCCCTCACTCAAAGTATAGAATTTCCAACTCTTTATATTGCAAAGAACAAGCAATTAAAAGCGGAAACTCAAGCTGAAAAGAGTAAGAAGAATGTAGTATTGTCTGAACTTATTTATCAGATTAAAAGCAATTACTATCAGTTGATATATGAATATGAACGTTTAAACATTCTCAACAAGCAGGACAGCATTCTCAACCGTTATCGGACAATAGCTGAAGCGCGATTCAAGGCAGGAGAAACACGCCAACTGGAATTACTTTCAGCCAATAGAATGCATCGTGAAAACAAGTTGGAAATGACGAATGTCCTCAGCGGAATCGAAAGTAAGCAACTCCTATTATCCGGTTTGGTAAATAGCAATGAACCCATCAAACCTGCAGACCGGAATTTAGTAGCATTGGATTGGGTACAAAACAGTTTCAACTACCAGCTTACTCCAGAAGGACAATATGCGCAAGATAGGATTTCAGTAGCAGACAAAGCAGTCAGCGTAGCAAAAAACGGCTATGCACCCTCTCTCAGTCTTTCCCTTCGCAACCAGATGGTCATCTCCTCATGGGATCCCTACCATGTCAATAGAAGCAGGTTTGAAGGAGGCAACTTTATGGGATTTGAAGTTGGAGTGGGGATTCCACTCTTTTATGGTGCAACCAAAGCCCGAATTAAGGCTGCCAAAAAAGATAAAGAAATTGCAGAATATGAAATCAAGCAAGAGCAGTTGGATAAGCAACAAGAATATCATGCATGCTTGAGTAAGTGCAATGAAGCATTTGTCCGAATGAAATATTATCAGGAGGAAGGCAAGCAAAACAACCAGAAACTGGAAGAAATGAGCCAGGCAGAATATGAAAATGGCGAAATTTCATATATTGAATATGTTGAAGCGCTGAACAACAGCATTGACTTCTACATGAAGAAAGCTGCAGCAATCAATGACTATAATCAAAGCGTCATCGAATTACAAAAACTGATGGGGAACCAGATTTCTTCTGAAGGAAAGAAATGA